From Mesorhizobium sp., the proteins below share one genomic window:
- a CDS encoding DUF2249 domain-containing protein has protein sequence MTTDQLAEIPTIDVRTIPPNERHPRIFSVLEALKPSQTFAIVSDHEPRPLQYQIQAKFPGLFDWTYVEQGPEVWRVLISREPGSGCECCCGS, from the coding sequence ATGACCACTGACCAACTCGCCGAAATTCCGACCATCGACGTACGCACCATCCCTCCCAACGAGCGCCATCCGAGGATTTTCTCGGTGCTTGAGGCGCTGAAGCCGAGTCAGACCTTTGCGATCGTCAGCGATCACGAGCCGCGGCCGCTGCAGTATCAGATACAGGCGAAGTTCCCCGGGCTCTTCGACTGGACCTATGTCGAACAGGGGCCGGAGGTCTGGCGCGTGCTCATATCCAGGGAGCCAGGCAGCGGGTGCGAATGCTGCTGCGGCTCCTGA
- a CDS encoding DUF2478 domain-containing protein translates to MSRLSPPTPITAIIYSDSAAIDAVMRTVADHLVGQGLSLAGFVQRNQPCPGRARCDMILEELSSGERFGISEDRGPHARGCMLDVDELLKAVASAARGLEVGVDLVMVNKFGKTEAEGGGFRPLIAEALACEVPVLIAVPYRNLEAWQLFAETYTTDHAIEALPGDASRVCWDLGLSALPPRTTAPRVMRAGALGADRPRSSPDSLRFDKQVSGRVR, encoded by the coding sequence TTGTCCCGGCTCTCTCCCCCGACCCCGATTACGGCAATCATCTACTCCGACAGCGCCGCGATCGATGCGGTCATGCGTACCGTGGCCGATCATCTCGTCGGCCAGGGCCTTTCGCTAGCAGGCTTCGTGCAGCGCAATCAGCCCTGTCCAGGCCGCGCCCGCTGCGACATGATCCTCGAGGAACTGTCGAGCGGCGAGCGCTTTGGCATCTCGGAGGATCGTGGCCCGCATGCGCGCGGCTGCATGCTGGACGTCGACGAATTGCTGAAGGCTGTCGCCTCGGCGGCGCGCGGGCTGGAAGTGGGGGTCGACCTCGTGATGGTCAACAAGTTCGGCAAGACCGAGGCCGAAGGCGGCGGCTTCAGACCGCTCATCGCCGAGGCGCTGGCGTGCGAGGTTCCCGTGCTGATCGCGGTACCCTATCGCAACCTCGAAGCTTGGCAACTGTTTGCCGAGACCTATACGACGGACCATGCGATCGAAGCGCTGCCCGGTGACGCTTCCCGCGTCTGCTGGGACTTAGGCCTTTCTGCCTTGCCGCCCAGGACAACGGCGCCGCGTGTCATGCGCGCAGGAGCTTTGGGCGCAGACCGGCCTCGCTCCTCTCCTGATAGTTTGCGCTTCGACAAACAAGTATCCGGCCGGGTTCGCTAG
- the mog gene encoding molybdopterin adenylyltransferase: MTSIAIGIVVSSDRAAAGLYEDRGGPAIEAYLAKVLANDWRPEKRLVSDDRAAIEQALVGLCDRERCALILTTGGTGPAARDVTPEATAEVCERLLPGFGEAMRTASLAEVPTAILSRQIAGTRGQSLIVNLPGKPSSIATCLDAVFAAIPYCIDLIGGPRLETRPEICRAFRPAT, from the coding sequence ATGACGTCCATCGCGATCGGCATCGTCGTAAGTTCAGACCGGGCCGCGGCCGGCCTCTACGAGGATCGCGGCGGACCCGCGATCGAAGCCTATCTCGCCAAGGTTCTGGCGAATGACTGGCGGCCGGAAAAGCGGCTCGTGTCGGATGACCGTGCCGCGATCGAGCAGGCGCTGGTCGGACTTTGCGACCGGGAGAGATGCGCGCTGATCCTGACCACCGGCGGCACCGGTCCAGCGGCGCGCGACGTGACGCCGGAGGCGACCGCGGAAGTGTGCGAGCGCCTTCTACCTGGCTTCGGCGAAGCGATGCGAACCGCTAGCCTCGCCGAGGTTCCGACCGCGATCCTGTCGCGGCAGATCGCCGGAACGCGCGGACAGTCGCTGATCGTCAACCTGCCCGGCAAACCGTCGTCGATCGCGACCTGCCTGGACGCAGTCTTCGCCGCCATCCCATACTGCATCGACCTGATCGGCGGGCCACGTCTTGAGACCAGGCCCGAAATTTGCCGCGCTTTCCGGCCCGCAACCTGA
- a CDS encoding hemerythrin domain-containing protein produces MTIPDPAPRGNTDRNAPRPSTLPLVEVMPSSLLDEPLAYIFADHVRQRMICSALRRFALSGKVDRREADTVVTFLSHDVPLDHEDEEMDLFPAVRRRALREDNLSVVLARLLEDHRRALSVVDKIVAELSVQSAEVVQVSSAARELMQAYASSESSHLAIENGIVLAIARIRLTRGDLDAMARGMKARRGVAH; encoded by the coding sequence ATGACCATTCCTGATCCGGCACCGAGAGGCAATACCGACCGCAATGCTCCCCGCCCCAGCACCTTGCCGCTGGTCGAGGTGATGCCGTCGTCACTCCTCGACGAACCGCTCGCCTACATCTTTGCGGACCACGTTCGCCAACGAATGATCTGTTCAGCGCTGCGCCGCTTCGCCCTGTCGGGCAAGGTAGACCGACGAGAGGCCGACACGGTCGTGACGTTCCTCAGTCATGACGTCCCGCTTGATCACGAGGATGAGGAAATGGATCTGTTTCCCGCCGTCCGACGCAGGGCACTGCGGGAAGACAATCTGAGCGTCGTGCTCGCGCGGCTCTTGGAAGATCACCGGCGAGCACTATCCGTCGTCGACAAAATCGTTGCGGAGCTGTCGGTTCAGTCCGCGGAGGTGGTTCAGGTCAGTTCCGCGGCGCGTGAACTGATGCAAGCCTATGCCTCCAGCGAGAGCAGTCACCTGGCAATCGAGAACGGCATCGTTCTCGCCATCGCCAGGATCAGACTGACCAGAGGCGACCTGGACGCCATGGCACGCGGCATGAAGGCGCGGCGCGGTGTGGCGCACTGA
- a CDS encoding peptidylprolyl isomerase, with protein sequence MVSIDPTVVTPRKRLQPRVVSVNGVAIPREAIAQEIQNHPAPTQFEAWTAAASALAIRELLLQEARRLDVQAEPMADEAGRRETIDEALVRTLVEQEVVTPTAGEGECRRYYAQNPRRFRSPDLFEVSHILIAAAPGDGDARVAARAEAEVLIETLVDAPERFAELCRTFSSCPSREVGGNLGQIGPGQTVPEFEAALGSMPIGTIREVPVESRYGFHIVRVDRREEGRQLPFEAVRRRIGDYLDERVRRTAIRHYISMLAGRSVIDGIELSGSPSPLVQ encoded by the coding sequence ATGGTCAGCATCGATCCGACGGTCGTTACGCCCAGGAAACGGCTTCAACCCCGCGTCGTCAGCGTCAACGGCGTCGCGATCCCGCGCGAGGCAATCGCGCAGGAGATCCAGAACCACCCGGCGCCGACCCAGTTCGAGGCATGGACGGCCGCGGCCAGCGCGCTCGCCATCCGCGAATTGCTGCTCCAGGAGGCGCGCAGGCTGGATGTGCAGGCCGAACCCATGGCCGACGAGGCCGGCCGGCGAGAGACGATCGACGAGGCGCTCGTCCGGACGCTGGTGGAGCAGGAGGTGGTGACGCCGACAGCGGGTGAGGGCGAGTGCCGGCGCTACTACGCGCAGAATCCGCGGCGGTTCCGTTCGCCGGACCTGTTCGAGGTATCGCACATCCTGATCGCCGCTGCACCGGGCGATGGCGATGCGCGCGTGGCGGCGCGCGCCGAGGCCGAGGTTCTGATCGAGACGCTTGTGGACGCGCCGGAGCGGTTCGCCGAACTCTGCAGGACGTTCTCGTCCTGCCCATCGCGCGAAGTTGGCGGCAATCTCGGCCAGATCGGCCCCGGACAGACGGTTCCCGAATTCGAGGCCGCGCTCGGCTCGATGCCAATCGGCACGATCCGCGAGGTTCCGGTCGAAAGCCGCTACGGTTTTCATATCGTGCGCGTCGATCGGCGCGAGGAGGGACGTCAATTGCCCTTCGAAGCTGTTCGCCGGCGGATCGGCGACTATCTCGACGAACGTGTAAGGCGGACCGCCATCCGCCATTACATCTCCATGCTCGCCGGCCGTTCGGTCATCGACGGGATCGAACTGTCCGGTTCCCCATCTCCACTCGTTCAATAG
- the narI gene encoding respiratory nitrate reductase subunit gamma encodes MASYINHAVYGWYPYLCLTVFLLGSAIRFDREQYTWKSGSSQLLRRRQLRWGSNLFHVGILVIFVGHFVGLLTPIAVFDALGIGHGFKQGLAIVAGGIAGLMCFVGISLLTHRRLFDARIRATSSFSDTAILLILFVQLLLGLATIPISLGHMDGHEMVKFMNWAQGILTLRGDAWMLVADAHPIFKAHLALGMTIFLLFPFTRLVHVWSAPVWYLGRRGYQVVRTRRTLGPAE; translated from the coding sequence ATGGCCAGCTACATCAATCACGCCGTTTACGGCTGGTACCCCTATTTGTGCCTCACCGTGTTCCTGCTCGGCAGCGCCATCCGCTTCGATCGCGAGCAGTATACGTGGAAGTCCGGCTCCTCGCAGCTTCTGCGCCGCAGGCAGTTGCGCTGGGGTTCGAACCTCTTCCACGTGGGAATTCTGGTGATCTTCGTCGGACATTTCGTTGGTCTGCTGACGCCGATCGCCGTCTTCGACGCGTTGGGCATCGGTCACGGCTTCAAACAGGGGCTGGCTATCGTGGCGGGCGGCATCGCCGGCCTGATGTGCTTCGTCGGCATCTCTCTCTTGACGCACCGGCGTCTCTTCGATGCGCGCATCCGTGCGACATCCTCGTTCTCCGACACCGCGATCCTGCTCATCCTGTTTGTGCAACTGCTGCTCGGCCTGGCGACGATCCCGATCTCGCTCGGCCACATGGACGGCCACGAGATGGTCAAGTTCATGAATTGGGCTCAGGGCATACTGACCCTGCGCGGCGACGCCTGGATGCTGGTGGCCGACGCGCATCCAATCTTCAAGGCGCATCTGGCGCTGGGGATGACCATCTTCCTCCTCTTCCCCTTCACCCGCCTCGTGCATGTCTGGTCGGCGCCGGTCTGGTATCTCGGGCGGCGCGGCTACCAGGTGGTGCGCACGCGCCGCACGCTCGGTCCGGCGGAGTGA
- the narJ gene encoding nitrate reductase molybdenum cofactor assembly chaperone, translating to MKTLKALSALLSYPTPELIEACDDIRAVIDREAVLPRAERKALHRLVDDLASGDIYDLQERYVLLFDRTRSLSLHLFEHVHGESRARGQAMVDLIKLYEDGGFTPTTEELPDFLPLFLEYAALLDAPAAIELIGQPAHVFAALRERLAKRSSPYEAVLWALVSLSKAKLDAAALAALRAEPDPEPDDLEALDAAWEEEEVLFGPGAASDCGKDGLTSRMRAARRPAEGISVPPPQRPIITHSVNPLRK from the coding sequence GTGAAAACACTCAAAGCCCTTTCCGCGCTCCTGTCCTACCCGACGCCGGAACTGATCGAAGCCTGCGACGACATCAGGGCCGTCATCGACCGCGAGGCCGTTCTGCCCCGTGCCGAACGCAAAGCCCTGCACCGGCTTGTCGACGACCTCGCCTCAGGCGACATCTACGATCTGCAGGAGCGCTACGTCCTCCTGTTCGACCGCACGCGCTCGCTCTCGCTGCACCTGTTCGAGCACGTGCATGGCGAAAGCCGCGCCCGCGGTCAGGCGATGGTCGATCTGATCAAGCTCTACGAGGACGGTGGGTTCACGCCGACGACCGAGGAACTGCCGGATTTCCTGCCGCTCTTCCTCGAGTATGCCGCACTTCTCGACGCGCCTGCGGCGATCGAACTCATCGGCCAGCCGGCGCATGTCTTTGCCGCGCTGCGCGAGCGACTGGCCAAGCGGTCCTCGCCCTACGAAGCCGTCCTGTGGGCTCTCGTCAGCCTGTCGAAGGCCAAGCTCGACGCCGCTGCCCTGGCGGCGCTGCGGGCCGAACCGGATCCCGAGCCGGACGATCTCGAAGCGCTCGATGCGGCGTGGGAGGAAGAGGAAGTCCTGTTCGGTCCAGGCGCCGCCTCCGACTGCGGGAAGGATGGCTTGACCTCCCGGATGCGCGCCGCCCGCCGGCCGGCGGAAGGCATCTCGGTGCCGCCACCGCAGAGGCCAATCATCACCCATTCCGTCAACCCGCTGCGCAAGTAG